One region of Miscanthus floridulus cultivar M001 chromosome 19, ASM1932011v1, whole genome shotgun sequence genomic DNA includes:
- the LOC136529394 gene encoding heme oxygenase 1, chloroplastic-like: protein MAPAWLSAPRAAVSLLDGTPASRFRSEPPARVVAVVFRPRTTGVSVAAQRRVVAVATETAPAARGDEVGTPFMEEMRAAAMRLHSRDQAARDGKKEAQAPMEPPIAKWQPTVEGYLRFLVDSKLVFETLEAIVDRAAIPWYAEFRDTGLERSEPLGKDLEWFRQQGHAIPEPSAPGITYASFLEELSEKDPQAFVCHFYNVYFAHTAGGRIIGEKVAEKTNLQKELEFYEWEGDLSQMQQNVRARLNRVASGWPRAEKNRCLGEMEKAFTYSVDIRRHMFMFP from the exons ATGGCGCCCGCATGGCTCTCCGCTCCCCGTGCCGCCGTCTCCCTCCTCGATGGCACCCCCGCGAGTCGCTTCCGCTCCGAACCGCCTGCCCGTGTGGTGGCCGTCGTTTTCCGGCCGAGGACGACCGGGGTTTCTGTCGCGGCGCAGAGAAGGGTGGTCGCGGTGGCGACGGAGACGGCCCCTGCCGCGAGAGGGGATGAGGTGGGGACCCCGTTTATGGAGGAGATGCGGGCGGCGGCCATGCGGCTGCACTCCAGGGACCAGGCGGCCAGGGACGGGAAGAAGGAGGCGCAGGCGCCCATGGAGCCTCCCATCGCCAAGTGGCAGCCCACCGTGGAGGGGTACCTCCGCTTCCTCGTCGACAGCAAGCTCGTCTTCGAGACGCTCGAGGCCATCGTCGACCGCGCCGCCATCCCCTGGT ATGCCGAGTTCAGGGATACTGGTTTGGAGAGATCAGAGCCACTCGGCAAGGATTTGGAATGGTTCAGGCAACAAGGGCACGCGATTCCGGAACCGTCTGCTCCTGGCATTACATATGCTTCCTTTCTGGAAGAGCTGTCTGAGAAGGACCCCCAGGCATTTGTTTGCCATTTCTACAACGTGTACTTTGCTCATACTGCCGGAGGCCGAATCATCGGCGAAAAG GTTGCCGAGAAGACCAATCTCCAGAAAGAGCTGGAGTTTTACGAGTGGGAGGGTGATCTGTCGCAGATGCAGCAGAATGTCCGGGCGAGGCTTAACCGAGTCGCTTCC GGTTGGCCTCGAGCAGAGAAGAACCGCTGCCTGGGCGAGATGGAGAAGGCGTTTACCTACTCAGTAGACATCCGCCGCCATATGTTTATGTTCCCCTGA